One stretch of Lysobacter sp. TY2-98 DNA includes these proteins:
- a CDS encoding FAD-dependent oxidoreductase, which translates to MDLKSGYPYWAIRSGLMHAFPRMEADTRVDVAIIGGGITGALIAHELASAGHAVAVLEQRDVAWGSTAASTALLQYEIDAHLTDLCRRYGERDGVLAYRACSEGVDRVAELAKSVGNVDFRAQQSLYYASKARHVEPLKAEAALRARHGFDVEWLDAAHVQARYRIDAPGAILSAQAARIDPYRMAYRLLTQLMRRGVEVYDRTRVERIEPRRGGVRLTVTTGQAIEASHVVVAAGYASQQWLPSGLAKSRSSYAFITDPLDAELIGELRHAVVWESARPYLYVRSTGDHRLLIGGDDDAVDVPARRDARVQKKVRSLCKQVAARMPHLDLTPAFAWGGTFAETSDALPWFGPHPTWGPRVQFAMAYGGNGITYSAVGAPLLRALIEKRRHPLAALFGFGRLERM; encoded by the coding sequence ATGGATTTGAAGAGCGGCTACCCGTACTGGGCGATACGCAGCGGCCTCATGCATGCGTTTCCTCGCATGGAGGCGGACACGCGCGTCGATGTCGCGATCATCGGCGGCGGCATCACGGGTGCGCTGATCGCGCATGAGCTCGCGAGCGCAGGCCATGCCGTTGCCGTGCTCGAACAACGCGACGTCGCGTGGGGGAGCACGGCCGCGAGCACCGCGCTGTTGCAATACGAGATCGACGCGCACCTGACGGATCTCTGCAGGCGCTACGGGGAGCGCGACGGCGTGCTCGCGTACCGCGCGTGCAGCGAAGGCGTCGACCGGGTGGCCGAGCTTGCAAAGTCCGTCGGCAATGTCGATTTCCGCGCGCAGCAAAGCCTCTACTACGCGAGCAAGGCGCGACACGTCGAACCGCTCAAGGCCGAGGCGGCGCTGCGTGCACGCCACGGCTTCGACGTCGAATGGCTCGACGCCGCGCACGTGCAGGCCCGCTATCGCATCGATGCACCCGGCGCGATCCTCAGCGCGCAGGCGGCGCGCATCGATCCCTATCGCATGGCGTACCGCCTGCTCACGCAGCTGATGAGGCGCGGCGTCGAGGTCTACGACCGCACCCGGGTTGAACGCATCGAACCGCGGCGTGGTGGCGTGCGGCTCACCGTCACGACAGGCCAGGCGATCGAGGCGTCACACGTGGTGGTCGCCGCCGGCTACGCCTCGCAGCAGTGGTTGCCCAGCGGCCTGGCGAAGAGCCGCTCGAGCTATGCGTTCATCACCGATCCGCTCGACGCCGAACTGATCGGCGAGTTGCGCCACGCGGTGGTGTGGGAATCCGCACGCCCGTATCTATACGTGCGCAGCACGGGTGACCACCGGCTGCTGATCGGTGGCGACGACGATGCGGTCGACGTTCCGGCGCGACGGGACGCACGCGTGCAGAAGAAGGTGCGCTCGCTGTGCAAACAGGTCGCCGCGCGCATGCCGCACCTGGACCTCACGCCGGCCTTCGCCTGGGGTGGCACGTTTGCCGAAACGTCCGACGCGCTGCCGTGGTTCGGCCCACATCCGACATGGGGCCCGCGCGTGCAGTTCGCCATGGCCTACGGCGGCAACGGCATCACCTACAGCGCGGTCGGCGCACCGCTGCTACGCGCGCTGATCGAAAAACGCCGCCATCCGCTGGCGGCGCTGTTCGGGTTCGGGCGATTGGAGCGGATGTAG
- a CDS encoding type 1 glutamine amidotransferase domain-containing protein, with the protein MKILMVLTSHDRLGDTGEKTGFWLEEFAAPYYVFKDAGFDVALASPKGGQPPLDPRSDAPDAQTDATRRFAGDDAAKQALANTAKLAGLQASEYDAVFYPGGHGPLWDLVSDPHSISLIQSTYAAVKPLGLVCHAPGVLRDAKAIDDAPLVQGRKVTGFTNSEEEAVGLTKVVPFLVEDMLKAKGGRYEKGADFASHVVIDGNLVTGQNPASSADAANALIALLGKG; encoded by the coding sequence ATGAAGATCCTGATGGTGTTGACGTCGCACGACCGCCTGGGCGACACGGGCGAGAAGACGGGGTTCTGGCTGGAGGAATTCGCGGCGCCGTACTACGTGTTCAAGGACGCCGGCTTCGACGTCGCGCTGGCGTCGCCCAAGGGCGGCCAGCCGCCGTTGGACCCGCGCAGTGATGCCCCTGACGCGCAGACGGACGCCACGCGTCGTTTCGCCGGGGACGACGCGGCGAAGCAGGCGTTGGCGAACACGGCGAAGCTGGCGGGCCTGCAGGCGAGCGAGTACGACGCGGTGTTTTATCCCGGCGGCCACGGCCCGCTGTGGGATCTCGTCTCCGATCCGCATTCGATTTCGCTGATCCAGTCCACGTACGCGGCGGTGAAGCCGCTCGGCCTGGTATGCCACGCGCCCGGTGTATTGCGGGACGCGAAGGCCATCGACGACGCGCCGTTGGTGCAGGGGCGCAAGGTCACCGGCTTCACGAACAGCGAAGAGGAAGCGGTGGGCCTGACCAAGGTGGTGCCGTTCCTGGTCGAGGACATGCTGAAGGCGAAGGGTGGCCGCTACGAGAAAGGGGCCGACTTCGCCAGCCACGTCGTGATCGACGGCAACCTGGTCACGGGGCAGAACCCGGCGTCATCCGCCGACGCCGCGAATGCGCTGATCGCGCTGCTGGGCAAGGGCTGA
- a CDS encoding DUF1059 domain-containing protein, translating into MTRKYVDCREMPSESGCTVAIAADSERELEDAAVHHAVAAHGEHDTPELRSMIRRSFHAGSPPVEHPRSARA; encoded by the coding sequence ATGACACGCAAGTACGTCGACTGCCGGGAGATGCCGAGCGAATCCGGATGCACCGTCGCGATCGCCGCGGACTCGGAGCGGGAGCTTGAAGACGCCGCCGTGCACCACGCAGTGGCTGCACATGGCGAACACGACACGCCCGAGCTGCGCAGCATGATCCGCCGCAGCTTCCACGCAGGTTCGCCGCCGGTCGAGCACCCGCGCAGCGCCCGCGCCTGA
- a CDS encoding GGDEF domain-containing protein, translating to MLGSLKDLVLTRDAKQRIRLAHSGLASVLLLAAVAAMHGMAAFGVNDGKGLWPWTVASVTCIVTLFAAIRFGWSARLKDPSLTVVQLLFAVACSASAYRVAGAGHGAPLLMVSVVLMFGMFGLRAVQAWLIGGYSVLAFGLAMYSGVRARPDIYDPRVQLAYFICLILFVCGLTAVSQRVSAMRDRLRAQRAELAAALERISLLATSDDLTGLLNRRAMSELLERERQRSDRAGHAWCVAILDIDHFKRINDVHGHAAGDEALRVVARVCTKAMRSCDAVARWGGEEFVLLFRDVDPAHAVDAAERIRASVAASPVSFGAATFGLTASIGVATHQRGDEIAQTLSRADRALYMAKVAGRDRVRDATTG from the coding sequence ATGCTCGGCTCACTGAAAGACCTCGTGCTGACCCGCGATGCCAAGCAGCGCATCCGCCTCGCGCATTCGGGCCTGGCGTCGGTGTTGCTGCTCGCGGCCGTCGCGGCGATGCATGGCATGGCCGCGTTCGGCGTCAATGACGGCAAAGGGCTGTGGCCGTGGACGGTGGCGTCGGTCACCTGCATCGTCACGTTGTTCGCGGCGATCCGATTCGGTTGGTCGGCGCGTCTGAAGGATCCATCGCTGACGGTCGTGCAGTTGCTGTTCGCCGTGGCGTGCAGCGCGTCGGCCTATCGGGTCGCGGGCGCGGGACACGGTGCGCCGCTCCTGATGGTCTCGGTGGTGTTGATGTTCGGCATGTTCGGACTGCGCGCGGTGCAGGCGTGGCTGATCGGCGGCTATTCGGTTCTGGCGTTCGGGCTCGCCATGTATTCCGGCGTCCGCGCGCGTCCGGACATCTACGACCCCCGCGTGCAACTCGCGTATTTCATCTGCCTGATCCTGTTCGTATGCGGTCTGACGGCGGTCAGCCAGCGCGTCTCGGCCATGCGCGACCGGCTCCGCGCGCAGCGCGCGGAACTGGCCGCGGCGCTGGAGCGCATCAGCCTGCTGGCGACATCCGACGACCTGACCGGGCTGCTGAACCGCCGCGCGATGTCCGAACTCCTCGAACGCGAGCGGCAGCGGTCGGATCGCGCGGGGCATGCGTGGTGCGTGGCCATCCTCGACATCGACCACTTCAAGCGCATCAACGACGTGCACGGACACGCCGCGGGCGACGAAGCGTTGCGCGTCGTCGCCCGCGTCTGCACGAAGGCGATGCGCAGCTGCGACGCGGTGGCGCGCTGGGGCGGCGAGGAGTTCGTGCTGCTGTTCCGGGACGTGGATCCGGCGCACGCCGTGGACGCGGCCGAACGTATCCGGGCAAGCGTCGCGGCTTCACCCGTCAGTTTCGGGGCGGCGACGTTCGGCCTGACCGCATCGATCGGCGTTGCGACCCATCAGCGCGGCGATGAGATCGCGCAGACGCTGTCGCGCGCCGATCGTGCGCTGTACATGGCGAAGGTCGCCGGTCGTGATCGTGTGCGGGATGCCACAACGGGCTGA
- a CDS encoding methylmalonyl-CoA mutase family protein, translating to MSSPADRLPETTATATETATPLRFVTAASLFDGHDAAINIMRRLIQGQGAEVIHLGHNRSVEDVVRAALQEDADAIALSSYQGGHVEYFKYMVDMLRERGASHIRVFGGGGGTITPEEIRELQAYGVERIYHPNDGMHMGLVAMIEDVIRRASAARLDSQPDTTHPAMTDEIALGRMLSAIEEGAFDEAQLAHLRKQWQLAGSKTPVVGITGTGGAGKSSVTDELLNRFLAHFPDMHIAVISVDPTRRRTGGALLGDRIRMNSLRSNRVYMRSMATRRQHAATNVVLRDCIGFLKATGYDLVIVETAGIGQSDSEIVDLVDFPMYVMTSDFGAPSQLEKIDMLDYAELVVLNKFDKRGAEDALRDVRKQWKRNRVAFQMPDEDVPVYPTIASQFNDPGISWMFANFCRLLREKLQLPSEKWTPDIDTSLREPRATVLIPGSRVRYLAEIAEQGRGINRQIETQAEIADRAQSLWQALKELGDAHLPKALDLYDSADLLGTSVQPTGSNVPDSPSPSVPVPAAETTVDRSLLTLRQRYNDAVQSLTSEALKLLREWPARLKSITDDITEYKVRDKVIRVENYRESLSHQKIPKIAAPTYKGWGELLTFLQKENLPGEYPYTGGVYPYRRTGEDPIRMFAGEGTPERTNRRFHYLSVGQPAARLSTAFDSVTLYGEDPAPRPDIYGKIGNSGVNIPTLDDMKKLYSGFDLCAPSTSVSMTINGPAPMILAMFMNTAIDQQVEKYLREDQSRWDAAHDKIEKMFEGRVRPSYEGPLPEGNDGLGLGLLGVTGDEVVEPEVYERIKAYTLQTVRGTVQADILKEDQAQNTCIFSTEFALRMMGDIQQYFVDRKVRNFYSVSISGYHIAEAGANPISQLAFTLSNGFTIVEYYLARGMNIDDFAPNLSFFFSNGMDPEYTVIGRVARRIWARAMRERYGASPRSQMMKYHIQTSGRSLHAQEIQFNDIRTTLQALYALFDNCNSLHTNAYDEAITTPTEESVRRAVAIQMIINKELGLNFNENPWQGSFIVDKLTDIVEEAVYKEFEAISERGGVLGAMDTMYQRGKIQEESLYYEHKKHDGSLPLVGVNTFLGKDGHSDVATEIELIRSTEEEKGQQISNVAGYQGNRNARAGDGLRFLQKTARERRNVFEALMEAVKTHSLGQISHALYEVGGEYRRNM from the coding sequence ATGAGTTCGCCTGCCGACCGCCTGCCCGAAACCACCGCCACCGCCACGGAGACCGCAACGCCGCTGCGTTTCGTCACCGCCGCGAGCCTGTTCGACGGGCACGACGCCGCCATCAACATCATGCGCCGCCTGATCCAGGGGCAGGGCGCGGAAGTCATCCACCTGGGCCACAACCGTTCGGTGGAGGACGTCGTCCGCGCGGCGCTGCAGGAAGACGCCGACGCGATCGCGCTGTCGTCCTACCAGGGCGGCCACGTCGAGTATTTCAAGTACATGGTCGACATGCTGCGCGAGCGCGGCGCCAGCCACATCCGCGTGTTCGGCGGCGGTGGCGGCACGATCACGCCGGAGGAAATCCGCGAGCTGCAGGCCTATGGCGTGGAGCGCATCTACCACCCGAACGACGGCATGCACATGGGCCTGGTCGCGATGATCGAGGACGTGATCCGTCGCGCCTCGGCCGCGCGCCTGGATAGCCAGCCCGACACCACGCACCCGGCGATGACCGACGAGATCGCGCTCGGTCGCATGCTCAGCGCGATCGAAGAGGGCGCGTTCGACGAAGCGCAGCTCGCGCACCTGCGCAAGCAGTGGCAGCTGGCCGGCAGCAAGACGCCGGTGGTGGGCATTACCGGCACGGGCGGTGCGGGCAAGTCCTCGGTCACCGACGAACTGCTCAACCGTTTCCTCGCGCATTTCCCCGACATGCACATCGCGGTGATCTCGGTCGACCCGACCCGTCGCCGCACCGGTGGTGCGCTGCTGGGCGACCGCATCCGCATGAACTCGCTGCGCAGCAACCGCGTCTACATGCGCTCGATGGCGACGCGCCGCCAGCACGCGGCGACGAACGTCGTGCTGCGCGACTGCATCGGCTTCCTCAAGGCCACGGGCTACGACCTCGTCATCGTCGAAACCGCCGGTATCGGGCAGAGCGATTCGGAGATCGTCGACCTCGTCGATTTCCCGATGTACGTCATGACGTCCGACTTCGGCGCGCCGAGCCAGCTCGAGAAGATCGACATGCTCGATTACGCCGAGCTCGTCGTGCTCAACAAGTTCGACAAGCGCGGTGCCGAAGACGCCCTGCGAGACGTGCGCAAGCAGTGGAAGCGCAACCGCGTCGCGTTCCAGATGCCGGATGAGGATGTGCCGGTCTATCCCACCATCGCCTCGCAGTTCAACGACCCCGGCATCAGCTGGATGTTCGCCAACTTCTGCCGCCTGCTGCGCGAGAAGCTTCAGCTGCCGAGCGAGAAGTGGACGCCCGACATCGACACCTCGCTGCGCGAACCGCGCGCCACCGTGCTGATCCCCGGCAGCCGCGTGCGCTACCTCGCCGAGATCGCCGAGCAGGGCCGCGGCATCAACCGCCAGATCGAGACGCAGGCCGAGATCGCCGACCGCGCGCAGTCGCTGTGGCAGGCGTTGAAGGAACTCGGTGACGCGCACCTGCCGAAGGCGCTCGACCTGTACGACAGCGCCGACCTGCTCGGCACCAGCGTGCAGCCCACCGGCTCGAACGTGCCCGACAGCCCGTCGCCGTCCGTGCCGGTGCCGGCGGCCGAAACCACCGTCGACCGCTCGCTGCTCACGCTGCGCCAGCGCTACAACGACGCGGTGCAGTCGCTCACGTCTGAAGCGCTGAAGCTGCTGCGCGAATGGCCGGCGCGTTTGAAGTCGATCACCGACGACATCACCGAATACAAGGTTCGCGACAAGGTCATCCGCGTCGAGAACTACCGCGAGTCGCTCTCGCACCAGAAGATCCCGAAGATCGCCGCGCCCACCTACAAGGGCTGGGGCGAACTGCTCACGTTCCTGCAGAAGGAAAACCTGCCGGGCGAGTACCCGTATACCGGTGGCGTGTATCCGTACCGCCGCACCGGCGAGGACCCCATCCGCATGTTCGCGGGCGAGGGCACGCCGGAGCGCACCAATCGCCGCTTCCATTACCTCAGCGTTGGCCAGCCGGCCGCGCGCCTGTCGACCGCGTTCGACAGCGTCACGCTGTACGGCGAAGACCCGGCGCCGCGCCCGGACATCTACGGCAAGATCGGCAACTCGGGCGTCAACATCCCCACGCTCGACGACATGAAGAAGCTGTACTCCGGCTTCGACCTGTGCGCGCCCAGCACGTCGGTGTCGATGACGATCAACGGCCCCGCGCCGATGATCCTCGCGATGTTCATGAACACTGCGATCGACCAGCAGGTGGAGAAGTACCTGCGCGAGGACCAGTCCCGCTGGGATGCCGCGCACGACAAGATCGAGAAGATGTTCGAAGGCCGCGTGCGGCCCAGCTATGAAGGCCCGCTGCCGGAAGGCAACGACGGCCTGGGCCTCGGCCTGCTGGGTGTCACGGGCGATGAAGTCGTCGAACCCGAGGTCTACGAGCGCATCAAGGCCTACACGCTGCAGACCGTGCGCGGCACCGTGCAGGCCGACATCCTGAAAGAAGACCAGGCGCAGAACACCTGCATCTTCAGCACCGAGTTCGCCCTGCGCATGATGGGCGACATCCAGCAGTACTTCGTCGATCGCAAGGTCCGCAACTTCTACTCGGTGTCGATCAGCGGTTATCACATCGCCGAAGCCGGCGCGAACCCGATCAGCCAGCTCGCCTTCACGCTGAGCAACGGCTTCACCATCGTCGAGTACTACCTGGCGCGTGGCATGAACATCGACGACTTCGCGCCCAACCTGTCGTTCTTCTTCAGCAACGGCATGGACCCGGAGTACACCGTCATCGGCCGCGTCGCCCGCCGCATCTGGGCCCGCGCCATGCGCGAGCGCTACGGCGCCTCGCCGCGCAGCCAGATGATGAAGTACCACATCCAGACCAGCGGCCGGTCCCTGCATGCGCAGGAGATCCAGTTCAACGACATCCGCACCACGCTGCAGGCCCTGTACGCGCTGTTCGACAACTGCAACAGCTTGCACACCAACGCCTACGATGAAGCCATCACCACGCCGACGGAAGAAAGCGTGCGCCGCGCCGTCGCGATCCAGATGATCATCAACAAGGAGCTGGGGCTCAACTTCAACGAGAACCCCTGGCAGGGCAGCTTCATCGTCGACAAGCTCACCGACATCGTCGAAGAAGCCGTCTACAAGGAGTTCGAAGCCATCAGCGAGCGCGGCGGCGTGCTGGGCGCCATGGACACCATGTACCAGCGCGGCAAGATCCAGGAAGAGTCGCTGTACTACGAACACAAGAAGCACGACGGCTCGCTGCCGCTGGTGGGCGTCAACACCTTCCTCGGCAAGGACGGCCACTCCGACGTCGCCACCGAGATCGAACTGATCCGCTCGACCGAGGAAGAGAAGGGCCAGCAGATCAGCAACGTCGCCGGCTACCAGGGCAACCGCAACGCGCGGGCAGGGGACGGCCTACGCTTCCTGCAGAAGACCGCCCGCGAGCGCCGCAACGTATTCGAGGCGCTGATGGAGGCGGTGAAGACGCATTCGCTGGGGCAGATCAGCCATGCGCTGTATGAGGTGGGTGGGGAGTACAGGCGGAATATGTAA
- a CDS encoding 2OG-Fe(II) oxygenase, producing the protein MTDSNDIGALRAKAASGAPDDLHRLAAGLVADLQMEEAHAIHVKAAAAGHVGSLIELGRMRMYGVGTDTDLPGAIEALERAEAAGQPVAGYFLALIGLGNKALPRDEKVAARLLAAVQAGHPPALRAAAIHFGRKPNLQDQALAVQLLDHAAGRGDAIAAQLLAERLRRGEGVTANPEAASQLKARLRESGFTDLPEIIAVPAAPRHLVPPSSLVLEEVLDPPPSTVLATDPGIAQIDGLLSVDECRLLVASAQPMLRASQVHSPDGREVGRESLRTSSDASFDPLTEDFALRLVQLRMAAAAGAELVDAEQLIVLRYEPGQEYRPHRDYLPPDAIERDGPQAGNRRRTICAYLNTPAEGGATEFPERDLRVEPQAGRAVVFDNLDADGRPQPASLHAGLPVVRGEKWLATLWLRERAYRAF; encoded by the coding sequence ATGACGGATTCCAACGACATCGGCGCCCTGCGCGCGAAGGCCGCGAGCGGCGCCCCGGACGACCTGCACCGCCTCGCGGCCGGCCTCGTCGCCGACCTGCAGATGGAGGAGGCGCACGCCATCCATGTGAAGGCCGCCGCGGCGGGACATGTGGGGTCGCTGATCGAGCTGGGGCGGATGCGGATGTACGGCGTCGGCACCGACACGGACCTGCCGGGCGCGATCGAGGCACTGGAACGTGCGGAGGCCGCAGGCCAGCCAGTCGCGGGTTACTTCCTCGCGCTGATCGGGCTGGGAAACAAGGCACTGCCGCGGGACGAGAAGGTCGCCGCGCGCCTGCTCGCCGCGGTGCAGGCCGGGCACCCGCCCGCCCTGCGTGCCGCCGCGATCCACTTCGGACGCAAACCCAACCTGCAGGACCAGGCGCTGGCCGTGCAGCTGCTCGATCACGCCGCCGGACGCGGTGACGCGATCGCTGCCCAACTGCTCGCCGAACGCCTGCGTCGCGGTGAAGGCGTGACTGCGAATCCGGAGGCGGCGTCGCAGCTCAAGGCGCGCCTGCGCGAGAGCGGGTTCACCGACCTGCCGGAGATCATCGCGGTGCCGGCGGCGCCGAGGCATCTGGTACCGCCCTCGTCACTGGTACTCGAGGAAGTGCTGGATCCGCCGCCGTCGACCGTGCTTGCGACCGATCCCGGCATCGCGCAGATCGACGGGCTGCTGTCCGTCGACGAATGCCGCCTGCTGGTCGCGAGCGCGCAGCCGATGCTGCGGGCGTCGCAGGTGCATTCGCCGGATGGACGCGAAGTCGGCCGGGAATCGCTGCGCACGAGCAGCGATGCCTCGTTCGATCCGCTGACGGAGGACTTCGCCTTGCGCCTGGTGCAGCTGCGCATGGCCGCGGCCGCGGGCGCGGAACTCGTCGACGCCGAACAGCTCATCGTGCTGCGCTACGAACCGGGACAGGAATACCGCCCGCATCGCGACTACCTACCGCCGGACGCGATCGAGCGCGACGGGCCGCAGGCGGGCAATCGTCGGCGCACGATCTGCGCCTATCTCAATACGCCGGCTGAAGGCGGGGCGACGGAATTCCCGGAGCGCGATCTGCGCGTCGAGCCGCAGGCCGGGCGTGCAGTGGTGTTCGACAATCTGGATGCCGACGGTCGCCCGCAGCCCGCCTCGCTTCACGCGGGCCTGCCCGTGGTGCGCGGCGAGAAGTGGCTGGCCACGCTGTGGCTGCGCGAGCGGGCCTACCGCGCGTTCTGA
- a CDS encoding Glu/Leu/Phe/Val dehydrogenase dimerization domain-containing protein — protein MIFETLDTTGHEQVVFCHNKDAGLKAIIAIHNTVLGPALGGTRMWPYASEQEALNDVLRLSRGMTYKNAVAGLDIGGGKAVIIGDPSKDKSEALFRAFGKFVDSLGGRYITAEDVGIDVNDMEYVYRETEYVTGVHQVHGGSGDPSPFTAYGALQGLMATLNRKYGNEEVGNYSYAVQGLGHVGMEYVKLLRERGAKVFVTDINKSLVDRAVDEYGAEAVAPDAIYDVDADVYSPCALGGTVNEQTLPRLKAKIICGAANNQLANNAIGDEVEKRGIVYAPDYAVNAGGVMNVALEITGYNRERAMRMMRTIYHNLARIYEIADRDGIPTYRAADRMAEERIAMLGKLKLPLGRSKPRFEGRIRGGH, from the coding sequence ATGATCTTCGAAACCCTCGACACCACCGGCCACGAGCAGGTCGTGTTCTGCCACAACAAGGACGCGGGCCTCAAGGCCATCATCGCGATCCACAACACCGTGCTCGGCCCGGCCCTCGGCGGCACGCGCATGTGGCCGTACGCGAGCGAGCAGGAAGCGCTGAACGACGTGCTCCGCCTGTCGCGCGGCATGACCTACAAGAACGCGGTGGCGGGTCTCGACATCGGTGGCGGCAAGGCCGTGATCATCGGCGATCCGTCGAAGGACAAGTCCGAAGCGCTGTTCCGCGCGTTCGGCAAGTTCGTCGATTCGCTGGGCGGTCGTTACATCACCGCGGAAGACGTCGGTATCGACGTCAACGACATGGAATACGTCTACCGCGAAACCGAATACGTGACCGGCGTGCACCAGGTGCACGGTGGTTCGGGCGATCCGTCGCCGTTCACCGCCTACGGCGCGCTGCAGGGCCTGATGGCCACGCTGAACCGCAAGTACGGCAACGAGGAAGTCGGCAACTATTCGTATGCCGTGCAGGGCCTCGGCCACGTCGGCATGGAATACGTGAAGCTGCTGCGCGAGCGCGGCGCCAAGGTGTTCGTCACCGACATCAACAAGTCCCTGGTCGACCGTGCGGTTGACGAGTACGGCGCTGAAGCCGTTGCACCGGATGCGATCTACGACGTCGACGCCGACGTCTACTCGCCGTGCGCGCTCGGCGGCACCGTCAACGAGCAGACGCTGCCGCGACTGAAGGCGAAGATCATCTGCGGCGCCGCGAACAACCAGCTGGCGAACAACGCCATCGGCGACGAAGTCGAGAAGCGCGGCATCGTCTATGCGCCGGACTACGCGGTGAACGCGGGCGGCGTGATGAACGTGGCGCTGGAAATCACGGGCTACAACCGTGAGCGCGCGATGCGCATGATGCGCACGATCTATCACAACCTCGCGCGCATCTACGAGATCGCAGACCGCGACGGCATCCCGACCTACCGCGCCGCCGACCGCATGGCCGAAGAGCGCATCGCGATGCTCGGCAAGCTCAAGCTCCCGCTGGGCCGTTCGAAGCCGCGCTTCGAAGGTCGCATTCGCGGCGGGCACTGA